The following coding sequences lie in one Bacillota bacterium genomic window:
- a CDS encoding UPF0182 family protein produces MPKRRRFPFAGLAGLILLILFLLGSGAHYYTDWLWFQSLNYRDVFLKILFTGLALKIGAACIFFVFLLANLLLTRRYVIQTVRLVTDGGQTIEQNPWQQVIGPRLVNIAFILGSAIAALIFISILTGKWLVVQQYLHPVAFGKADPIFNKDLGFYIFSLPFQLLMYRLSFGMVLFTTIMVALIYFGVDPLKGRSFWRSRAAMRHVAFLCSALLFLKAWGYYLNRFQLLYSERGTVFGPGYTDIHAGLLAIKILLVISLLAALAGIYGGIRSSLKYALYGIGTLIVVSLAMGVLYPAAVQKLLVEPNELDREQPYIKNGIAFTRMAYGIDKVERKQFPAGKTLVASDVKDNADTFANVRLWDWKPLKETYGQLQEMRLYYQFNDIDIDRYTIDGQYRQVMLAARELDQDKLPSQAQTWINRHLKYTHGYGAAMSPVNEVTSEGLPQFFLKDIPPQSTTGLKITRPEIYYGETPAPYSVVNTNTGEFDYPKGDGNVYTHYLESSGVSIGSFWRRLAFALSLNDYKLLLSSDINKDSKILYYRDIQERVKKIAPFLGYDRDPYLVVSDGRMYFVWDAYTTSRWFPYAEPYADGSFNYIRNAVKVVVDAYNGNVNFYLNDPNDPIARSLANIFPGMFKPLKDLPEGISQHLRYPEDLFSIQAEMYAVFHMQDPQVFYNKEDKWVKPSEILENQEVEVDPYYIISRLPGEDRPEFMLIMPFSPQNKKNMIAWLAARCDGENYGRLLVYEFPKQELVYGPMQVEARINQDAQISQQLTLWDQRGSSVIRGNLLTIPVKNALLYVEPIYLQAEQSKMPELRRVIVVHGDRIVMEPTLEAALSKVFSGQVQEPAQSPSDRQGEKRTIAQRIHEANQFFEKAEESLKKGDWTGYGSNLDSLKKSLQELEEFAIEPKAAPAKE; encoded by the coding sequence GTGCCTAAACGCCGGCGGTTCCCGTTTGCCGGCCTTGCGGGGCTGATTCTTTTAATACTCTTCCTCTTGGGTAGCGGAGCGCATTATTACACCGACTGGCTCTGGTTCCAATCCCTTAATTACCGGGATGTTTTTCTTAAGATTTTATTTACAGGTTTAGCCTTGAAGATTGGCGCCGCGTGTATTTTCTTTGTCTTTTTACTGGCCAATCTGCTTCTTACGCGCCGTTACGTGATTCAAACGGTAAGGCTTGTTACGGACGGCGGGCAGACAATTGAGCAGAATCCCTGGCAACAGGTAATAGGACCGCGGCTGGTCAACATCGCCTTTATCCTCGGAAGTGCGATCGCCGCGCTGATTTTTATCTCCATACTTACCGGGAAATGGCTCGTCGTGCAGCAGTATCTGCATCCGGTGGCCTTCGGAAAAGCCGATCCCATCTTCAACAAGGATCTCGGCTTTTACATTTTTTCTTTGCCTTTTCAATTACTCATGTATCGTTTGAGCTTCGGAATGGTGCTGTTCACCACAATCATGGTCGCCCTTATATACTTCGGCGTTGATCCGCTTAAAGGGCGAAGCTTCTGGCGTTCGCGGGCGGCTATGCGTCATGTCGCGTTTCTCTGCAGCGCCCTTTTGTTCTTAAAGGCATGGGGGTACTACCTCAACAGGTTCCAGCTTCTTTATTCTGAAAGAGGAACCGTCTTCGGACCCGGTTATACGGACATTCATGCCGGCCTGCTGGCGATCAAGATACTCCTGGTCATATCCCTTCTGGCGGCCCTGGCGGGGATATACGGCGGCATCCGCTCTTCGCTTAAATACGCTCTGTACGGCATCGGGACGCTGATCGTCGTTTCTTTGGCCATGGGCGTGTTATACCCGGCGGCGGTTCAGAAACTGCTGGTGGAACCTAACGAACTTGACCGGGAACAACCGTACATCAAAAACGGTATTGCTTTTACAAGGATGGCTTACGGGATAGATAAGGTGGAGCGTAAGCAGTTTCCGGCGGGGAAAACCCTGGTCGCCTCGGATGTCAAAGATAACGCGGACACCTTCGCCAACGTACGGCTTTGGGACTGGAAACCCTTGAAAGAAACATACGGTCAACTTCAGGAAATGCGGTTATACTATCAGTTTAACGATATCGACATCGACCGCTATACGATTGACGGACAGTACCGCCAGGTTATGCTGGCGGCAAGAGAGCTTGATCAGGATAAACTACCGTCGCAGGCACAAACATGGATTAACCGCCATCTGAAATACACCCACGGTTACGGCGCGGCGATGAGTCCGGTCAATGAGGTTACATCCGAAGGGTTGCCCCAGTTTTTTCTGAAGGATATCCCGCCTCAGAGCACGACAGGTCTTAAAATCACCAGGCCGGAAATATATTACGGTGAAACCCCGGCCCCTTACTCGGTGGTCAACACGAACACCGGCGAATTCGACTATCCCAAGGGGGACGGCAACGTTTACACCCACTACCTGGAATCGAGCGGCGTTTCCATAGGCAGCTTTTGGCGGCGCCTCGCCTTCGCCTTGTCCCTCAACGATTATAAGCTTCTTCTTTCGAGCGACATTAATAAAGACTCAAAGATTCTTTATTACCGCGATATTCAGGAACGGGTAAAAAAGATCGCCCCCTTTTTGGGATACGACCGCGACCCCTATCTTGTGGTCTCTGACGGCCGGATGTATTTCGTCTGGGACGCCTATACCACCTCCCGTTGGTTCCCTTATGCCGAGCCGTATGCCGACGGGAGCTTCAATTACATTCGTAACGCCGTCAAGGTGGTTGTCGACGCTTACAACGGCAACGTCAATTTCTATTTGAACGACCCGAATGACCCGATTGCCAGGAGTCTGGCAAACATTTTCCCCGGTATGTTTAAACCGCTCAAGGATCTGCCGGAAGGAATCTCGCAGCACCTCAGGTATCCCGAGGATCTGTTTTCGATACAGGCCGAAATGTACGCCGTTTTTCACATGCAGGATCCCCAGGTGTTTTACAACAAGGAGGATAAATGGGTAAAACCTTCGGAAATCCTTGAGAATCAAGAGGTAGAGGTAGACCCCTACTATATTATCTCGCGGCTCCCCGGCGAAGACCGTCCAGAGTTCATGTTAATCATGCCGTTCAGCCCGCAGAATAAAAAGAATATGATCGCCTGGCTCGCGGCGCGGTGTGACGGAGAGAATTACGGCCGCCTGCTGGTCTATGAATTTCCCAAGCAGGAACTCGTCTACGGTCCGATGCAGGTCGAGGCCCGGATCAACCAGGACGCCCAGATATCACAGCAGTTGACACTTTGGGATCAGCGAGGTTCGAGCGTGATACGCGGCAATCTGCTGACCATTCCGGTGAAAAATGCGCTTCTTTACGTTGAACCGATCTATCTTCAGGCGGAGCAATCAAAGATGCCGGAACTGCGGCGGGTAATAGTGGTCCACGGTGACCGTATCGTTATGGAGCCGACACTTGAAGCCGCACTCAGTAAGGTCTTTTCCGGACAGGTACAGGAACCGGCTCAATCGCCGTCCGACCGGCAGGGTGAAAAAAGGACCATAGCCCAACGGATTCACGAGGCGAATCAATTCTTTGAAAAGGCGGAGGAATCGCTGAAAAAAGGTGACTGGACCGGTTACGGATCAAACCTTGACAGCTTGAAAAAGTCATTACAGGAACTGGAAGAGTTCGCCATCGAGCCGAAGGCCGCTCCAGCTAAAGAATAA
- the tatC gene encoding twin-arginine translocase subunit TatC has protein sequence MSNGLKEMSISGHLEELRRVLIISVIAILILSIASYVYSDELMKVLLSPLTKAGFKPVVTFVTEAFITKIKLSVAMGFLASLPVIFWQLWSFIAPALEKPTRRYLFVFILGSFVLFVGGVVFGFFGVYKHGVAFLLTFAGPDIVPMLTLGKYISFTIWFLLPFGFIFELPLASFVLARLGILKSSFLAKNRKYAILVIVVLAAALTPTPDAITCLLMTGPMYALYEASVLIVRLTERALARRRAREEAEEAEAAQEATYS, from the coding sequence ATGAGCAACGGTCTTAAGGAAATGAGCATTTCCGGACATCTGGAAGAACTCCGTCGGGTTTTGATTATATCCGTCATCGCTATCTTAATACTTTCGATCGCCTCCTATGTTTATAGCGACGAACTTATGAAGGTCCTACTCAGCCCTCTGACCAAAGCTGGTTTTAAACCGGTGGTCACCTTTGTAACCGAGGCCTTCATAACCAAGATTAAGCTTTCCGTCGCGATGGGCTTTCTAGCGTCCTTGCCCGTGATTTTCTGGCAGTTGTGGAGTTTTATCGCACCCGCTCTCGAAAAACCGACCCGTCGTTATTTATTCGTCTTTATACTCGGATCATTTGTCCTTTTTGTCGGGGGCGTAGTATTCGGTTTTTTCGGCGTCTATAAGCACGGAGTCGCTTTCCTTTTGACCTTCGCCGGGCCTGATATCGTCCCCATGCTAACCCTCGGCAAGTACATCTCTTTCACGATCTGGTTCCTTCTTCCGTTCGGTTTTATTTTTGAACTGCCTCTGGCCAGTTTTGTATTGGCGAGACTCGGCATCCTCAAAAGTTCTTTTTTGGCCAAAAACCGCAAATACGCAATACTCGTCATCGTTGTACTGGCAGCCGCACTCACGCCTACTCCCGATGCGATCACCTGCCTTTTAATGACCGGCCCGATGTATGCTTTGTACGAGGCCAGTGTATTAATTGTACGGTTGACCGAGCGCGCGCTCGCCCGCCGCAGGGCCCGCGAGGAAGCGGAAGAAGCAGAAGCGGCGCAGGAAGCGACATACTCATAA
- the tatA gene encoding twin-arginine translocase TatA/TatE family subunit: MFPGIGGTELILILALALIIFGPNKLPEVGRALGKTIREFRRSTRDISDNIMQDVKDVKEEVREIKDSIKD, from the coding sequence ATGTTCCCAGGTATCGGCGGTACGGAATTAATACTGATTTTGGCGCTAGCCCTGATAATTTTTGGTCCGAACAAGCTTCCTGAAGTGGGGAGAGCCCTCGGCAAAACAATCAGGGAGTTCCGGCGTTCCACCAGGGATATAAGCGATAACATCATGCAGGACGTAAAGGATGTCAAAGAAGAGGTCCGAGAAATTAAGGATAGTATAAAAGATTAA
- the mdh gene encoding malate dehydrogenase, protein MRRSKITIVGSGNVGATTAHWLAIKELADIVLMDVVNGMPQGKALDLSEAAPVAGFDCRIRGTCDWEDTADSDVVVVTAGIARRPGMSREDLVLTNAGIIRDVVTKVTRYSPGTILIIVTNPLDIMTYMAYKASGFKPHRVMGMSGVLDSTRLRAFIAMELGISFKDVTALVLGGHGDEMLPLLRYACAGGIPVEQLISPDRLEEIARRTRYGGGEIVELLKSGSAYYAPGAAVTEMVEAILRDKRRILPVAAYLEGQYGERDVYAGVPAIIGGKGVEKVLEIHLTDSEKEALHTSIKLLRENLLRIG, encoded by the coding sequence ATGCGCCGCAGTAAGATTACGATTGTCGGCAGCGGAAATGTGGGGGCTACAACGGCCCACTGGCTGGCAATCAAGGAACTCGCCGATATTGTGCTTATGGATGTGGTAAACGGAATGCCCCAGGGCAAGGCTTTGGATTTATCCGAAGCGGCGCCGGTAGCCGGTTTTGACTGCCGCATTCGCGGCACCTGCGACTGGGAGGACACAGCTGACTCGGATGTGGTTGTAGTAACGGCAGGAATCGCGAGGCGTCCGGGAATGAGCAGGGAAGACCTAGTGCTTACAAATGCCGGAATCATTCGGGATGTGGTGACGAAGGTAACGCGTTACTCCCCGGGCACTATCCTGATAATCGTCACCAACCCCCTTGATATAATGACTTACATGGCGTATAAAGCCAGCGGCTTTAAACCGCATAGGGTAATGGGCATGTCCGGGGTCCTTGACAGCACGCGGCTTCGCGCCTTCATCGCCATGGAACTCGGAATCTCTTTCAAGGACGTTACGGCTCTGGTTCTGGGAGGGCACGGAGACGAAATGCTTCCGCTGCTGCGTTATGCGTGCGCCGGCGGGATCCCCGTCGAACAGTTGATATCCCCGGACCGGCTCGAAGAGATAGCCAGACGCACCAGATACGGCGGTGGTGAGATCGTGGAACTTCTAAAATCGGGAAGCGCATATTATGCTCCCGGCGCCGCCGTAACCGAGATGGTGGAGGCCATCCTGCGTGATAAAAGGCGCATTCTTCCGGTGGCGGCTTATCTGGAAGGCCAGTACGGTGAACGGGACGTTTACGCCGGCGTTCCCGCAATCATTGGGGGCAAAGGGGTGGAGAAGGTGCTTGAAATCCACCTTACCGATTCCGAAAAAGAAGCCTTGCACACTTCTATTAAGCTCTTAAGAGAGAACCTGTTGCGAATAGGATGA
- a CDS encoding adenylate kinase, with amino-acid sequence MNLLIMGPPGAGKGTQSEVLVNELKIPHISTGDMLREAVKQGTEMGKKAKEFMDAGKLVPDSVIIGVVRDRLAGCKEGFLLDGFPRTVPQAEALDESLKQLAIKLNGVININVPRERIVARLTGRRVCRSCGSTYHVLFNKPKDEGKCDKCSGELYQRSDDTEATVNNRLDVYEAQTQPLIDYYNKQGVVLDVNGDQQISGVLKDIMAALKK; translated from the coding sequence GTGAACCTGCTTATCATGGGGCCACCGGGGGCCGGGAAAGGGACACAATCCGAGGTGTTGGTCAACGAACTGAAGATTCCACACATCTCAACGGGGGACATGCTTCGCGAGGCGGTAAAACAAGGCACCGAAATGGGGAAAAAGGCGAAGGAATTCATGGACGCCGGTAAGCTTGTTCCGGACAGCGTCATCATCGGCGTAGTGAGGGACCGGCTTGCAGGCTGCAAGGAGGGTTTTCTTCTCGACGGTTTCCCGCGGACTGTACCCCAGGCTGAAGCCCTTGACGAATCCCTTAAGCAACTGGCCATCAAGCTCAACGGAGTCATAAATATTAACGTACCGCGGGAAAGAATTGTTGCTAGGTTGACCGGGCGCCGTGTCTGCCGTTCCTGCGGCTCCACCTATCACGTATTATTCAACAAACCCAAAGACGAAGGCAAATGCGACAAATGCAGCGGCGAACTATACCAGCGGAGCGATGATACCGAAGCCACGGTTAATAATCGTCTTGACGTTTACGAAGCTCAAACCCAGCCGCTTATCGATTATTACAATAAGCAGGGTGTGGTCCTTGACGTTAACGGAGATCAGCAAATCAGCGGCGTGCTTAAGGATATAATGGCTGCGCTTAAGAAGTAA
- a CDS encoding HyaD/HybD family hydrogenase maturation endopeptidase has protein sequence MGTVTPRLLILGVGNILLQDEGVGVHAVKELMKRTYPPEVELIDGGTAGMDLLYLIEDVTQLIMIDAVNGDGAAGTIYKFEPEELDEFIPNISNSLHDIGVLEVLHLGKAMGVLPPTVVYGMQPAVINWGTELSPAVAAGLSNLVMQVDKDIEDWLAVNSPVKEALQI, from the coding sequence ATGGGAACCGTCACACCGCGTCTCTTAATACTCGGCGTAGGCAATATTCTCTTGCAGGATGAAGGCGTTGGGGTTCATGCGGTGAAGGAACTGATGAAACGCACGTATCCGCCGGAAGTAGAGTTAATTGACGGCGGTACTGCCGGTATGGATCTCCTGTATCTTATTGAGGACGTAACACAACTGATAATGATAGACGCTGTCAACGGTGACGGTGCGGCCGGAACGATTTATAAGTTCGAGCCGGAAGAGTTGGATGAATTTATACCCAATATAAGCAACTCGCTGCACGATATCGGGGTATTGGAGGTCCTTCACTTGGGGAAAGCCATGGGGGTTTTGCCCCCTACTGTTGTTTACGGTATGCAGCCCGCTGTGATTAACTGGGGAACGGAACTGAGTCCCGCTGTGGCCGCCGGTCTTTCCAATCTGGTAATGCAGGTTGACAAAGATATAGAAGATTGGCTGGCCGTGAATTCTCCTGTTAAAGAAGCTTTACAGATATAG
- a CDS encoding twin-arginine translocase TatA/TatE family subunit: MFPRIGPTELLIILGLVLVIFGPKRLPEVGRSLGKTLREFRSSTREKDEPEVLPESQNTTEVIKS, encoded by the coding sequence GTGTTCCCACGCATTGGGCCGACCGAACTGCTTATAATCCTTGGTCTTGTGCTGGTGATTTTCGGTCCTAAAAGGTTACCGGAAGTTGGTCGTTCACTGGGCAAGACTTTAAGAGAGTTCCGTAGTTCCACCAGAGAAAAAGATGAACCCGAAGTATTGCCGGAATCGCAAAATACGACGGAAGTGATTAAGAGTTAA
- a CDS encoding hydrogenase small subunit, whose protein sequence is MRRISRRDFIRISSGAVAGAGLLTTLEPMVLDTLARAAEGKPPVIWLRGAGCNGCSMSLMNSVNPSIEKLLLDVISLKYHPTIMASAGHQAFDYLEEIASEHKGDYVLVIEGGVPAAEGGAYCKIGQKKGKEVTFLEAVKLLGSNAATVIAAGSCAAFGGIPGADPNPTGTVGVWEVLKKTPVINIGCCPVHPDDLLGTLVHVLNYGEIPDLDEYNRPKMFFPEIIHVGCPRCTYFSQGIFAQNPGDHGCLAFVGCKGMVARARCNIRQWNNQTNWCIPAGTPCQACSEPGFPDDCGPLYGRYRIHEQVD, encoded by the coding sequence GTGAGGCGCATCTCGCGTCGCGATTTTATTCGCATAAGTTCCGGCGCGGTAGCCGGGGCAGGTCTTTTAACCACTTTGGAACCGATGGTTCTCGACACTTTAGCCCGTGCAGCGGAAGGTAAGCCGCCCGTTATCTGGCTTCGAGGCGCAGGTTGCAACGGGTGTTCGATGTCGCTCATGAACTCCGTAAATCCAAGTATAGAAAAGCTGCTTCTCGACGTCATCAGTCTGAAATATCATCCTACGATCATGGCCAGCGCGGGACATCAAGCATTCGATTATCTGGAAGAAATCGCTTCGGAGCATAAAGGGGATTACGTCCTGGTAATCGAGGGCGGCGTGCCTGCAGCCGAAGGTGGGGCATATTGCAAGATTGGACAAAAAAAAGGAAAAGAAGTGACTTTCCTTGAAGCGGTGAAGCTATTGGGCAGTAACGCCGCTACGGTTATCGCCGCCGGCTCGTGTGCCGCTTTTGGCGGCATTCCGGGCGCTGATCCTAACCCGACCGGAACGGTGGGGGTGTGGGAAGTATTAAAAAAGACTCCGGTTATAAACATCGGTTGTTGCCCTGTTCACCCCGACGATCTTCTCGGAACACTGGTACATGTATTGAATTACGGAGAAATTCCGGATCTTGACGAATACAACAGGCCAAAAATGTTCTTTCCGGAGATCATACACGTGGGATGTCCACGGTGCACATATTTTTCCCAGGGCATATTTGCGCAGAACCCAGGGGATCATGGGTGTCTGGCTTTCGTTGGGTGCAAGGGAATGGTGGCGCGCGCCAGGTGTAACATAAGGCAGTGGAATAACCAAACCAACTGGTGCATCCCGGCCGGAACACCCTGCCAGGCCTGCTCGGAACCCGGTTTCCCCGATGATTGCGGGCCGCTTTATGGCCGGTACCGCATCCACGAACAAGTAGATTAA
- a CDS encoding alpha/beta-type small acid-soluble spore protein produces the protein MADRKRKSLVPEAGNALDRFKYEVAEDLGLTGKIADVGWGDMTSRECGKVGGNMVRRMVRYAEENMPQEEKQG, from the coding sequence ATGGCGGACCGGAAACGGAAGAGTCTGGTTCCGGAAGCCGGAAACGCTCTCGACAGGTTCAAGTACGAGGTGGCGGAAGACCTGGGGCTCACAGGCAAAATCGCTGATGTCGGCTGGGGTGATATGACCAGTCGCGAGTGCGGTAAGGTCGGCGGCAACATGGTGCGCCGAATGGTACGCTACGCCGAAGAAAACATGCCTCAGGAGGAGAAGCAGGGTTAA
- a CDS encoding 6-phosphofructokinase has product MPRAKTQIKRIGVLTGGGDAPGLNAVIRAAVKVAVKEYGFSVVGFEDGFGGLIENRAHRLTEKDVVGILPRGGTILGTTNRDNPFHYPFHENGEIVYKDVSDRVMSNIASHGVDGMVIIGGDGSLKIGKELWERYSFPVIGVPKTIDNDIAATDQTFGFDTALTTATEALDKLHTTAESHNRVMVLEVMGRYAGWIALHAGVAGGADVILIPEIPFESNEVFEKVLERQKAGKKFSIIVVAEGAKPLGGEVVVKKVIEGSFEPYRLGGVGNLVAEQIEKNTGIETRVTVLGHLQRGGTPTPFDRILATRFGAAAVNFLADGRFGEMVCLRTPDIGSVPLAEAVGAMRRVPLGNDLLRTAMQMGISFGS; this is encoded by the coding sequence ATGCCGCGGGCAAAGACCCAAATCAAACGTATCGGCGTTCTGACAGGCGGCGGGGACGCTCCAGGGTTAAACGCCGTCATTAGAGCGGCGGTTAAAGTCGCTGTCAAAGAATACGGTTTTAGTGTCGTGGGGTTTGAGGACGGTTTCGGGGGTCTGATCGAGAACAGAGCCCACCGGCTGACAGAGAAGGATGTAGTGGGTATCCTGCCCCGGGGAGGGACAATCCTCGGAACCACCAACCGGGACAATCCCTTCCATTACCCGTTCCATGAAAACGGCGAAATCGTATACAAGGACGTGTCCGACCGTGTAATGTCCAACATCGCGTCTCACGGGGTCGACGGGATGGTGATTATCGGCGGCGACGGAAGCCTGAAAATCGGCAAAGAATTATGGGAACGATACAGCTTTCCCGTCATCGGAGTTCCCAAAACCATCGATAACGACATAGCGGCAACCGATCAGACTTTCGGCTTCGATACGGCTCTTACGACCGCCACCGAAGCTCTCGATAAACTTCATACAACGGCGGAATCCCATAACCGGGTGATGGTTTTAGAGGTAATGGGCCGTTACGCGGGTTGGATCGCCCTCCATGCCGGAGTCGCCGGCGGCGCCGACGTTATTCTTATACCGGAAATCCCATTCGAATCCAATGAGGTTTTTGAAAAGGTGCTCGAGCGTCAAAAAGCCGGAAAGAAGTTCAGTATCATCGTGGTGGCTGAAGGAGCAAAACCCCTCGGCGGCGAGGTTGTCGTCAAGAAAGTTATCGAGGGAAGTTTCGAGCCTTACCGCCTTGGCGGAGTAGGGAATCTGGTAGCCGAGCAAATCGAAAAGAACACCGGCATTGAAACAAGAGTAACCGTTCTGGGTCATTTACAGCGGGGCGGTACGCCGACACCCTTTGACCGTATCCTTGCCACCCGGTTTGGCGCCGCAGCCGTTAACTTTCTTGCGGATGGACGTTTCGGCGAAATGGTTTGTCTTAGGACGCCCGACATAGGGTCTGTGCCTCTCGCAGAGGCGGTGGGCGCAATGCGCCGCGTACCGCTTGGCAACGATCTTTTAAGGACGGCAATGCAAATGGGTATAAGCTTCGGCTCGTGA